A portion of the Esox lucius isolate fEsoLuc1 chromosome 20, fEsoLuc1.pri, whole genome shotgun sequence genome contains these proteins:
- the LOC105019214 gene encoding Williams-Beuren syndrome chromosomal region 27 protein (The RefSeq protein has 4 substitutions compared to this genomic sequence), translating to MAASNKTFDDVKKTLLSVNNLTKARDIIEFYNTWAESYDQDFESLDYHGPRHVANCLSSGFLGDQETARVLDLACGTGAVAELLKSMGFKQFVGVDGSKNMLDLAAKIGLYQDLKECMLGYEPLPVQAGWFDVVVIAGAMTPGYVPVSVVREMCEVTKPGGYVCMGMRASCDNLEYIVELEQELNLMEEATPWDRVEVKEKVSWLKDDKEGGRYIPGVVYLYRKALQ from the exons ATGGCGGCttccaacaaaacatttgatgatGTGAAGAAAACCCTTCTCAGCGTGAACAATTTGACAAAGGCCCGGGACATTATTGAATTCTACAACACATGGGCAGAGAGCTATGACCAG GATTTTGAAAGTCTGGACTACCACGGGCCGAGACATGTAGCAAACTGCCTGTCATCCGGTTTCCTCGGTGACCGGGAGACAGCAAGGGTTCTGGACCTAGCTTGTGGCACTGGAGCAGTTGCAGAACTT CTAAAAAGCATGGGCTTCAAGCAATTTGTGGGTGTCGATGGGAGCAAAAACATGTTGGATCTAGCTGCTAAGATTGGCCTCTACCAGGACCTGAAAGAATGCATGCTGGGATATGAACCACTACCTGTCCAAGCTG GGTGGTTTGATGTGGTTGTGATAGCGGGAGCTATGGCTCCAGGTTATGTACCAGTGAGTGTCGTCAGAGAGATGTGTGAAGTCACTAAACCAG GTGGTTACGTGTGCATGGGGATGAGAGCCAGCTGTGACAACTTAGAATACATTGTGGAGCTGGAGCAAGAGCTTAATCTGATGGAGGAGGCGAGGCTCTGGGATCGTGTGGAAGTTAAGGAAAAAGTATCCTGGTTAAAAGACGATAAGGAAGGGGGAAGGTACATCCCTGGAGTTGTATATCTGTATAGGAAGGCATTACAGTAA